Part of the Rissa tridactyla isolate bRisTri1 chromosome 3, bRisTri1.patW.cur.20221130, whole genome shotgun sequence genome, TAAAAGTAAGTCTGAATGCACCCAGCTACACTTAaacttggagaaagaaaagaatttgacTAAGGATTTGATAAATGAGTTGGAAGTGGTGAAGACTCGAGTGAAAGACCTTGAGGCATCAGAAAGCAAATTGGAAAAGGCTGAAATAAGCTTAAAAGATGACCTTACAAAGCTGAAGTCATTTACTGTAATGTTGGTTGATGAACGAAAAAATAtgatggagaaaataaaacaggaggaaaaaaaggttgaGGGTCTAACCAAGAATTTTAAAGTTGAACAAGGGAAAGTTATGGATGTAACAGAGAAACTGATAGAAGAAAGTAAGAAATTTTTGAAGCTGAAATCCGAAATGGAGGAAAAAGTGTCTAGTTTGACAAAGGAAAGGGATGAGTTAATTGGCAAACTgagaagtgaagaagaaaaatcctctGAACTAAGCTGTAGAGTTGACCTGTTAAAGAAAAGAATTGATGGTATGGAGGAAGTAGAAAGAGAAATTACAAGAGGTCGAAGCAGGAAAGGACCAGAGCATGGTTGTCATGAGGACAACAAGATTAAAGAACTTACTGTTGAaattgaaagactgaaaaaacgTCTCAAACAATTGGAAGTGGTGGAAGGAGATTTGATGAAGACAGAAGATGAATATGATCAGCTTGAGCAGAAATTTAGGACTGAGCAGGATAAAGCTAACTTTCTTTCTCAGCAGCTGGAGGAAATGAAACTTCAGATTGCCAAAACCAAAGCAATAGAAAAAGGTGAAGCAGTGAGCCAGGAGGCAGAGCTCAGGCACAGGTTTCGTCTGGAAGAGGCCAAAAGCAGAGATTTGAAAGCAGAAGTTCAAGCTCTTAAGGAAAAAATCCATGAGCTGATGAACAAAGAAGACCAGCTTTCTCAGCTCCAAGTTGATTATTCGGTTCTGCAGCAAAGGtttatggaagaagaaaataaaaacaagagcaTGGGGCAGGAAGTTCTGAACCTAACAAGAGAGCTGGAGCTTTCTAAGCGTTACAGCCGTGCTCTGAGGCCCAGCATAAATGGACGAAGAATGGTCGATGTTCCCGTGACATCCACTGGCGTGCAAACAGATGCTGTAAGCAGTGAAGCAGCAGAAGAAGAAACCCCAGCAGTGTTTATAAGGAAATCCTTCCAGGAGGAGAATCACATCATGAGCAATCTGCGACAGGTGGGTCTGAAAAAACCCATGGAGCGTTCTTCAGTGCTTGAGAGATATCCTCCAGCAGCAAATGAACTTGCAATGAGGAAATCTTGGATACCATGGATGAGAAAGAGGGAAACTGGGGCTCAGGCAACTCCTGATAAAGGAGCCCGAACCCACGGTAGTCCAGCGCATCCCGGGGAGGTTGTGCTTTCACCGAAGCAGGGTCAACCTCTTCATATTCGGGTGACACCAGACCATGAGAACAGCACAGCTACTTTGGAGATAACCAGTCCAACCtcagaggaatttttttcaaGTACCACTGTCATTCCTACTTTGGGAAATCAGAAGCCACGAATAACCATCATTCCCTCTCCAAACGTTATGcctcaaaaaggaaaaggcagtgaAAGTCCCATGGGCCCAGATCGTTCTATGTCTCCAGTTACTATAACAACGTTCTCCAGGGAAAAGTCcccagagggagggagagcacCCTTCGCCGACAGACCTGCGTCGCCAATTCAGATTATGACAGTATCAACATCCGCAGCACCGGCAGAAATCTCTGTCTCTCCGCAATCACAAGATATGACCATGGGAAGGGCTGTCTTCAAAGTAACACCGGAAAAACAAACCGTCCCGACTCCAATCCGCAAGTACAATGCCAACGCCAACATTATTACGACAGAAGACAACAAAATCCACATCCACCTAGGTTCCCAGTTTAAACGCTCTCCCACTGCTGCAGCTGATGGTGCGAGTTCTGTGATAACAGTCAGACCGGTGAATAtagcagcagagaaagaagttGTGACGGGTACTGTCCTTCGATCGCCTCGGAACAACCTGTCCTCGCGACCTGCATCAAGCAAGGTGACAAGTACTATCACTATAACCCCTGTTACAACGTCTTCCACCCGAGGAACACAATCAGTGGTAAGCAGGGTAGTCTCATGATGTACTCTTCATAAAAAGGGCAACCATAGTTCGGGTTTGAGacaccagcagggaaaaaatgtgTGGGGTGAGGAGAAACTCTTGACTTCCCTACATTTGTTTCAAGTACGAGCTTAACTATAAAATCAGAATTTGCCCGATTATTGTATTTTTGTACCAGTGTTGGACACTGGTATACTTTTGTCATTATCTCCCAAAGGGGTGACTTTCAAAGGAGGTCCTTTCAAAGTTcctttaaagttattttcataaTGGCAATCCTGTAGAATTGCAAGTGAGAGACggagagggaaaaagaatgaTGGAGATGACAGAGGCggaaactgtatttttatctttGGTGAGTGCAATTTCTGCATAATGATTTTTGGCCCAGCCGGTGGGTGTTTATAGTCTGATCATGCAGGCTGGTATTTCTTTGGTATAATCCCATTATAGTTATAATTCAATTAATATAATATCTGCTATAATACTGAACTCCAAAGGAATAAATAGGCAGACATGGTATCGTTGCTTACAGCTCCAAACCTCTTTCAGCCAGTAAACAGTAAAGCTCTTTCTGTTCCTCTGAAATCCTCAGCTTCTGTAAGTGCTGTATTACAATAGTGCTTCCTCTAACATATTTTTTGCAGCTTTCTCCCCGTGCCTCTGTGGTGACATCTCACCTTCTTTTTCATACTTAAATCAGTTTCTCACCTCTGTCTTTAAACATAACGGACAATATTTATTGATAGTCCTTCCCCCAGGTTTATTATCCAACATGGTTTTGCATTGCTTTAGTTGGAAATACTCTAGGAAAGAAGAATTTAACCAAAATAGAAAACCATCAGTACTGTATTAGTCCAAAAGCTTATTTagctgcagagcctgcagcagatGCTTAGGGGAAGATAATTTTAAGTGGGTAAACACACAGTAATGTTTCCCTCAGCGTCTGTTCTCGGTTTTTGGCAATAGGTGGGTATTTCTTTCTGAACCAGGGCCTGTAGCCACATCTTTGTGTTTAATAGACCGTGGCagagttttcttccatttattcttctaattgctttttgaactCATTTATACTGTTGTTTCCACAACATCAGGGGGCAGTGAATTCAGTTGTGGGCTCTGGGAAAAATGCTCTTTTGTTTGATACCTTTTATGCAATACCTTCATTGGTTACAGCCTCTTTCTTGTATCTTGACAAATACTGAATAGTCATCCCCTGTTCATTTGTCTGCAGACCGCTGCAACACGCCTCTTCAGCCATCTCTTTCCAAGCTGAAACGTCAAAGTGTATTTAAGATACACTTCCACACTTTCGGAGAGAGGCTGCCATTCCCATTTAAGCTCTCTGACTTAAGAAATCTTGCATTCGTCATACAGATCCATTTGGACTTGCACATGcgccctctctctctccccacatAATACGTAATGTCTTGTAGATACTTTACTGTACAGTGTTTTCCT contains:
- the FILIP1 gene encoding filamin-A-interacting protein 1 isoform X1, producing the protein MRSRNQGGESSSNGHFSSSKPVISHAENEKLQEDAKKKNKPHRKEDEVMVSATVKRHSKSPGPTERKNKKSIELSKEDLIKLLSIMEGELQAREDVIHMLKTEKTKPEVLEAHYGSAAPENVLRVLHRDAILAQEKSIGEDVYEKPISELDRLEEKQKETYRRMLEQLLLAEKCHRRTVYELENEKHKHTDYMNKSDDFTNLLEQERERLKKLLEQEKIYQARKEKEHTKRLNKLREELVKLKSFALMLVDERQMHIEQLGQQSQKIQDLNQKLKEEEEKLKIISAKTKEDGQKLMKLEAELEHKTSSFSQEHEEMTAKLANQESHNRQLRLKLVGLTRRIEELEETNKNLQKAEEELQELRDKIAKGECGNSSLMAEVENLRKRVLEMEGKDEEITKTESQCKELKNKLQEEEHHSKELKLEVEKLQKRMSELEKLEEAFSKSKSECTQLHLNLEKEKNLTKDLINELEVVKTRVKDLEASESKLEKAEISLKDDLTKLKSFTVMLVDERKNMMEKIKQEEKKVEGLTKNFKVEQGKVMDVTEKLIEESKKFLKLKSEMEEKVSSLTKERDELIGKLRSEEEKSSELSCRVDLLKKRIDGMEEVEREITRGRSRKGPEHGCHEDNKIKELTVEIERLKKRLKQLEVVEGDLMKTEDEYDQLEQKFRTEQDKANFLSQQLEEMKLQIAKTKAIEKGEAVSQEAELRHRFRLEEAKSRDLKAEVQALKEKIHELMNKEDQLSQLQVDYSVLQQRFMEEENKNKSMGQEVLNLTRELELSKRYSRALRPSINGRRMVDVPVTSTGVQTDAVSSEAAEEETPAVFIRKSFQEENHIMSNLRQVGLKKPMERSSVLERYPPAANELAMRKSWIPWMRKRETGAQATPDKGARTHGSPAHPGEVVLSPKQGQPLHIRVTPDHENSTATLEITSPTSEEFFSSTTVIPTLGNQKPRITIIPSPNVMPQKGKGSESPMGPDRSMSPVTITTFSREKSPEGGRAPFADRPASPIQIMTVSTSAAPAEISVSPQSQDMTMGRAVFKVTPEKQTVPTPIRKYNANANIITTEDNKIHIHLGSQFKRSPTAAADGASSVITVRPVNIAAEKEVVTGTVLRSPRNNLSSRPASSKVTSTITITPVTTSSTRGTQSVTGQDGSSPRPAPTRIPVSKGMKAGKPVVAAPGAGNVTKFEPRAETQSMKIELKKSSASSSASLGGGQG
- the FILIP1 gene encoding filamin-A-interacting protein 1 isoform X2 translates to MRSRNQGGESSSNGHFSSSKPVISHAENEKLQEDAKKKNKPHRKEDEVMVSATVKRHSKSPGPTERKNKKSIELSKEDLIKLLSIMEGELQAREDVIHMLKTEKTKPEVLEAHYGSAAPENVLRVLHRDAILAQEKSIGEDVYEKPISELDRLEEKQKETYRRMLEQLLLAEKCHRRTVYELENEKHKHTDYMNKSDDFTNLLEQERERLKKLLEQEKIYQARKEKEHTKRLNKLREELVKLKSFALMLVDERQMHIEQLGQQSQKIQDLNQKLKEEEEKLKIISAKTKEDGQKLMKLEAELEHKTSSFSQEHEEMTAKLANQESHNRQLRLKLVGLTRRIEELEETNKNLQKAEEELQELRDKIAKGECGNSSLMAEVENLRKRVLEMEGKDEEITKTESQCKELKNKLQEEEHHSKELKLEVEKLQKRMSELEKLEEAFSKSKSECTQLHLNLEKEKNLTKDLINELEVVKTRVKDLEASESKLEKAEISLKDDLTKLKSFTVMLVDERKNMMEKIKQEEKKVEGLTKNFKVEQGKVMDVTEKLIEESKKFLKLKSEMEEKVSSLTKERDELIGKLRSEEEKSSELSCRVDLLKKRIDGMEEVEREITRGRSRKGPEHGCHEDNKIKELTVEIERLKKRLKQLEVVEGDLMKTEDEYDQLEQKFRTEQDKANFLSQQLEEMKLQIAKTKAIEKGEAVSQEAELRHRFRLEEAKSRDLKAEVQALKEKIHELMNKEDQLSQLQVDYSVLQQRFMEEENKNKSMGQEVLNLTRELELSKRYSRALRPSINGRRMVDVPVTSTGVQTDAVSSEAAEEETPAVFIRKSFQEENHIMSNLRQVGLKKPMERSSVLERYPPAANELAMRKSWIPWMRKRETGAQATPDKGARTHGSPAHPGEVVLSPKQGQPLHIRVTPDHENSTATLEITSPTSEEFFSSTTVIPTLGNQKPRITIIPSPNVMPQKGKGSESPMGPDRSMSPVTITTFSREKSPEGGRAPFADRPASPIQIMTVSTSAAPAEISVSPQSQDMTMGRAVFKVTPEKQTVPTPIRKYNANANIITTEDNKIHIHLGSQFKRSPTAAADGASSVITVRPVNIAAEKEVVTGTVLRSPRNNLSSRPASSKVTSTITITPVTTSSTRGTQSVTGQDGSSPRPAPTRIPVSKESVIIHQLRMNSR
- the FILIP1 gene encoding filamin-A-interacting protein 1 isoform X3, which encodes MLVDERQMHIEQLGQQSQKIQDLNQKLKEEEEKLKIISAKTKEDGQKLMKLEAELEHKTSSFSQEHEEMTAKLANQESHNRQLRLKLVGLTRRIEELEETNKNLQKAEEELQELRDKIAKGECGNSSLMAEVENLRKRVLEMEGKDEEITKTESQCKELKNKLQEEEHHSKELKLEVEKLQKRMSELEKLEEAFSKSKSECTQLHLNLEKEKNLTKDLINELEVVKTRVKDLEASESKLEKAEISLKDDLTKLKSFTVMLVDERKNMMEKIKQEEKKVEGLTKNFKVEQGKVMDVTEKLIEESKKFLKLKSEMEEKVSSLTKERDELIGKLRSEEEKSSELSCRVDLLKKRIDGMEEVEREITRGRSRKGPEHGCHEDNKIKELTVEIERLKKRLKQLEVVEGDLMKTEDEYDQLEQKFRTEQDKANFLSQQLEEMKLQIAKTKAIEKGEAVSQEAELRHRFRLEEAKSRDLKAEVQALKEKIHELMNKEDQLSQLQVDYSVLQQRFMEEENKNKSMGQEVLNLTRELELSKRYSRALRPSINGRRMVDVPVTSTGVQTDAVSSEAAEEETPAVFIRKSFQEENHIMSNLRQVGLKKPMERSSVLERYPPAANELAMRKSWIPWMRKRETGAQATPDKGARTHGSPAHPGEVVLSPKQGQPLHIRVTPDHENSTATLEITSPTSEEFFSSTTVIPTLGNQKPRITIIPSPNVMPQKGKGSESPMGPDRSMSPVTITTFSREKSPEGGRAPFADRPASPIQIMTVSTSAAPAEISVSPQSQDMTMGRAVFKVTPEKQTVPTPIRKYNANANIITTEDNKIHIHLGSQFKRSPTAAADGASSVITVRPVNIAAEKEVVTGTVLRSPRNNLSSRPASSKVTSTITITPVTTSSTRGTQSVTGQDGSSPRPAPTRIPVSKGMKAGKPVVAAPGAGNVTKFEPRAETQSMKIELKKSSASSSASLGGGQG